A DNA window from Syntrophaceae bacterium contains the following coding sequences:
- the fliF gene encoding flagellar M-ring protein FliF: MQPLAANLSSLRQNLTALPPGRRMALLMTGLLSIALIVGLVLWSNQVDYGVLYAGLSSEDAGAVVKRLQEKKIPYKISPSGDTVSAPADRVPELRMELASAGLPRGGHVGYEIFDQKSLGATEFEQQLNYRRALQGELSRTIDSLDEIQQSRVHIAIPKESLFIDQQKKPTASVTLKLKSGRSLRQNQVDGVAYLVASSIEGMSPDDVLVVDSKGNILSRPPGDTRMAKMSTSQVEYQRNMEKDLAGQVQSMLENVVGKGKAVVRVSADLDFRVTEKTEETYDPESAVVRSTQKQTERNATGGGAGSAAAAPAGTAPAGSGSEREKTDETVNYEINRVVNKTLLPAGEIRKLSVAVVVDGVYTKNDKGEETFQERPKKEIEQLEDLVRKSAGLNATRGDQVAVTSMPFNRAEAEGGTSARWQDGLTPFLPFVRYIVILAAVALVILFIFRPFLRGLLAAVPAGSTEPQSLSLPTSREMPAVRREGAPPLPEGRPDFTALSHDAMVQQLAGADAKKFAELLRNWLK, from the coding sequence ATGCAGCCGTTAGCAGCCAATTTATCCTCCCTTCGACAGAATCTGACGGCCCTGCCTCCGGGGCGGCGGATGGCCCTGCTCATGACGGGACTGTTGTCCATTGCCCTCATCGTCGGACTCGTCCTCTGGTCGAACCAGGTGGACTACGGCGTTCTCTATGCGGGACTTTCCAGCGAGGATGCCGGAGCGGTGGTGAAGCGCCTCCAGGAGAAGAAGATCCCCTACAAGATCTCCCCGTCCGGAGACACCGTATCGGCACCGGCCGACCGCGTGCCGGAGCTGAGAATGGAGCTTGCCTCCGCCGGTCTGCCCCGGGGCGGGCACGTCGGTTACGAGATCTTCGATCAGAAGTCCCTGGGGGCGACGGAGTTCGAGCAGCAGCTCAATTATCGCCGGGCCCTCCAGGGGGAGCTGTCGAGGACGATCGACAGCCTCGACGAGATCCAGCAGAGCCGCGTCCATATCGCCATTCCCAAAGAATCCCTTTTCATCGACCAGCAGAAGAAGCCGACGGCCTCGGTGACCCTGAAGCTGAAGTCGGGGCGCTCGCTTCGGCAGAACCAGGTAGACGGGGTGGCCTACCTGGTTGCCAGCAGCATCGAGGGCATGAGTCCCGACGACGTTCTCGTGGTCGACAGCAAGGGGAACATCCTGTCGCGGCCGCCGGGCGACACAAGGATGGCCAAGATGTCAACCTCCCAGGTCGAGTACCAGCGGAACATGGAGAAAGACCTGGCCGGCCAGGTCCAGAGCATGCTGGAAAACGTGGTGGGCAAGGGAAAAGCCGTCGTCCGTGTATCGGCGGACCTCGATTTCCGCGTGACCGAGAAGACCGAAGAGACCTACGATCCGGAATCGGCCGTGGTTCGCAGCACGCAGAAGCAGACGGAGCGGAACGCGACCGGCGGCGGAGCGGGAAGCGCTGCGGCCGCCCCGGCGGGGACCGCCCCGGCGGGCTCCGGATCGGAACGGGAAAAGACGGATGAAACCGTCAACTATGAAATCAACCGTGTGGTGAACAAGACCCTCCTGCCGGCGGGAGAGATCCGCAAACTCTCCGTTGCCGTCGTGGTGGACGGGGTCTATACGAAGAACGACAAGGGGGAGGAGACGTTCCAGGAACGTCCGAAAAAGGAAATAGAACAGCTGGAAGACCTGGTCCGCAAGTCTGCCGGTCTCAACGCGACGCGCGGAGACCAGGTAGCCGTGACCAGTATGCCCTTCAACCGTGCCGAAGCGGAAGGAGGCACCTCCGCCCGCTGGCAGGACGGCCTGACCCCTTTCCTGCCCTTCGTGCGCTACATCGTGATTCTCGCCGCGGTCGCCCTGGTGATCCTTTTCATCTTCCGTCCCTTCCTCAGGGGCCTTCTTGCCGCCGTGCCGGCGGGCAGTACGGAGCCTCAGTCCCTGTCGCTTCCGACTTCCCGGGAGATGCCCGCCGTGAGGAGGGAAGGCGCCCCGCCGCTGCCGGAGGGAAGGCCGGACTTTACGGCTCTTTCCCACGATGCAATGGTGCAGCAGCTTGCCGGGGCGGATGCAAAGAAGTTTGCGGAACTGCTGAGAAACTGGCTGAAGTAG
- the fliG gene encoding flagellar motor switch protein FliG: MTGEEKAAIMLLSLDEDLAAEVIRNLRPSEIRRVGKYMNRISSIPTDVIQGVAKEFVVMAQEGGGTVVVQEGVTKNIVTKALGEKDAQDILSDVGAARSSDNPIIDKLRDIDPKLLMDFTRYEHPQTIALILANIKSDQAALILESFTPEMQTEVVRRVATIKSVPQEFIEEVARTLEQEIVTGSMNDQVVGGVRTASEILTRMNRSTESAILTSIEGQDPELAGEIRGLMFTFEDVLKLDDRSLQELLREVSSEELAKAMKMVDESLRQKVYKNMSKRGAEMLQEEIEMMPPVRVSEVESSQRNILDITKRLETEGRIVILRGEDADEFV; encoded by the coding sequence ATGACAGGCGAGGAAAAAGCGGCAATCATGCTCTTGTCCCTGGATGAGGATCTGGCGGCGGAGGTCATTCGCAATCTGCGGCCGTCGGAGATCCGGAGGGTGGGCAAGTATATGAACCGCATCAGCAGCATCCCGACCGACGTCATTCAGGGCGTTGCCAAGGAATTCGTCGTCATGGCCCAGGAGGGAGGCGGAACCGTCGTCGTCCAGGAAGGAGTGACGAAGAACATCGTGACCAAGGCGCTGGGCGAGAAGGACGCCCAGGACATTCTCTCCGACGTCGGAGCCGCCCGGAGCTCGGACAATCCCATCATCGACAAGCTCCGGGACATCGATCCCAAGCTGCTCATGGATTTCACCCGGTATGAACACCCCCAGACGATAGCGCTCATCCTGGCCAACATCAAATCGGATCAGGCGGCCCTGATCCTGGAGAGCTTCACGCCGGAGATGCAGACCGAAGTTGTCCGGCGGGTTGCGACCATCAAAAGCGTTCCCCAGGAATTCATCGAAGAGGTGGCGCGGACGCTGGAGCAGGAAATCGTGACCGGGTCGATGAACGACCAGGTGGTCGGCGGCGTCCGGACTGCGTCGGAAATCCTCACACGGATGAACCGCTCCACGGAGAGTGCCATCCTGACTTCGATCGAGGGACAGGATCCGGAGCTGGCGGGCGAGATCCGCGGCCTGATGTTCACCTTCGAGGATGTGCTGAAGCTGGACGACCGGAGTCTGCAGGAACTGCTTCGGGAGGTCAGCTCGGAGGAACTCGCGAAGGCCATGAAGATGGTGGACGAGAGCCTCCGCCAGAAAGTCTACAAGAACATGTCGAAACGCGGCGCGGAGATGCTCCAGGAAGAAATCGAGATGATGCCTCCCGTACGGGTGTCCGAGGTGGAGAGCAGCCAGCGGAACATCCTGGACATTACCAAGCGCCTGGAAACGGAAGGGCGGATTGTGATCCTCCGGGGAGAGGATGCGGATGAGTTCGTCTAA
- the fliP gene encoding flagellar type III secretion system pore protein FliP (The bacterial flagellar biogenesis protein FliP forms a type III secretion system (T3SS)-type pore required for flagellar assembly.) has translation MLLTLVAIPAVILLLASTGAAEPLSLPNVNLQIGGTADTPGKTATALQLLFLLTVLSLAPAILLMLTSFTRIVVVLSLLRNALGTQQMPPNQVLIGLALFLTFFIMAPVWQKVNAEALQPYYQETISGEQALERAVAPVKDFMMKQTREKDLALFVSISKEKRPANPQEVSLTTLIPAFIISELKTAFQIGFMIYLPFFVIDMVIASILLSMGMMMLPPIMMSLPFKLLLFVLVDGWYLVVGSLVQSFR, from the coding sequence ATTCTCCTGACCCTGGTCGCGATTCCGGCGGTCATCCTGCTCCTGGCGTCGACGGGAGCGGCGGAACCACTCTCGCTTCCGAACGTCAACCTCCAGATCGGAGGAACCGCCGATACCCCCGGCAAGACCGCGACGGCATTGCAGCTTCTGTTTCTGCTGACGGTCCTGTCGCTGGCGCCCGCGATCCTCCTGATGCTCACGTCCTTTACGCGCATCGTGGTCGTCCTGTCGCTCCTGCGCAATGCCCTGGGGACGCAGCAGATGCCGCCGAACCAGGTTCTGATCGGGCTGGCCCTGTTCCTGACGTTTTTCATCATGGCTCCCGTCTGGCAGAAGGTCAATGCGGAGGCCCTGCAGCCCTACTACCAGGAAACCATCTCCGGGGAGCAGGCCCTGGAGCGGGCGGTGGCTCCGGTGAAGGACTTCATGATGAAGCAGACCCGGGAGAAGGACCTAGCCCTTTTCGTTTCCATCTCCAAAGAGAAAAGGCCCGCCAATCCGCAGGAGGTTTCCCTGACCACGCTGATCCCGGCGTTTATCATCAGCGAGTTGAAGACGGCGTTCCAGATCGGGTTCATGATCTATCTTCCGTTTTTCGTCATCGACATGGTGATCGCCAGCATCCTCCTCTCCATGGGGATGATGATGCTGCCGCCCATCATGATGAGCTTGCCCTTCAAGCTCCTGCTCTTTGTGCTGGTGGACGGGTGGTATCTGGTCGTGGGATCCCTGGTGCAGAGTTTCCGGTGA
- the fliQ gene encoding flagellar biosynthesis protein FliQ, with the protein MNIDFVVGVMAETVKVTLLVAAPVLLVSLVVGVAISLFQALTQIQEMTLSFVPKIVACLIAMVVALPWMLSNLITFTEKIFKGIPMYIR; encoded by the coding sequence ATGAACATCGACTTTGTCGTGGGGGTCATGGCGGAAACCGTGAAGGTTACGCTGCTGGTAGCGGCGCCGGTCCTGCTGGTCAGCCTGGTGGTGGGGGTCGCCATCAGCCTGTTCCAGGCGCTCACGCAGATTCAGGAAATGACCCTGTCGTTCGTGCCCAAGATCGTCGCCTGCCTGATCGCCATGGTAGTGGCCCTGCCTTGGATGCTGAGCAACCTGATCACGTTCACCGAAAAGATTTTCAAAGGCATTCCGATGTATATCCGGTAG
- the fliJ gene encoding flagellar export protein FliJ → MTPFPLQTVLDVRKRQEERSLMEFVEEARCLKEEKERLGGMQRQVNDALGLLRNLQQKTIEVMEMEMHLVHVRNCRRLVQEQRAVVDRREGEVRARRERLVQAMKERKVMETLRDRHHAEQKKEEDTREQAAMDERATMGARRKRT, encoded by the coding sequence ATGACGCCGTTTCCTCTTCAGACCGTCCTCGATGTCCGCAAACGCCAGGAAGAGCGCTCGTTGATGGAATTCGTGGAAGAGGCGCGGTGCCTGAAAGAAGAAAAGGAGCGTCTGGGCGGCATGCAGAGGCAGGTGAACGACGCCCTGGGCCTGCTCCGGAACCTCCAGCAGAAAACGATCGAGGTGATGGAAATGGAGATGCACCTCGTTCATGTCCGGAATTGCCGCCGGCTGGTCCAGGAGCAGCGGGCCGTGGTCGACCGGCGGGAAGGAGAGGTTCGGGCCAGGCGGGAACGGCTCGTGCAGGCGATGAAGGAACGGAAAGTCATGGAAACCCTCCGGGACCGTCACCACGCCGAACAGAAAAAGGAAGAAGACACGCGGGAGCAGGCCGCCATGGATGAACGGGCCACGATGGGCGCCCGGAGGAAGAGAACATGA
- the fliN gene encoding flagellar motor switch protein FliN produces MEQKEIDDLLKGLDLGEEGGGGEAAKQEEELTWDDVQEEMALSQTKKPAEVSEVNFREIQPSAQPAMDPKKSLDLDFILDIPLTLNVELGRNRMLISDLLQLGQGSVIELAKLAGEPMDVYVNQRLIARGEVVVVNEKFGIRLTDIVSPVDRINNLR; encoded by the coding sequence ATGGAGCAGAAGGAAATTGACGACCTGCTGAAAGGACTTGATCTGGGAGAGGAAGGCGGCGGCGGCGAAGCGGCGAAGCAGGAGGAGGAGCTCACCTGGGACGACGTCCAGGAGGAGATGGCCCTCTCGCAGACAAAAAAGCCGGCGGAAGTCAGCGAAGTGAATTTCCGGGAGATCCAGCCCAGCGCCCAGCCGGCCATGGACCCGAAAAAGTCCCTCGACCTGGATTTCATCCTCGATATTCCGCTGACGCTGAATGTCGAGCTGGGAAGAAACCGGATGCTCATCAGCGACCTGCTTCAGCTGGGCCAGGGGTCGGTGATCGAGCTGGCCAAACTCGCCGGGGAGCCGATGGATGTGTATGTGAACCAGCGCCTCATTGCCCGGGGGGAAGTGGTCGTCGTGAATGAGAAATTCGGGATCCGGCTGACGGACATCGTCTCCCCGGTGGACCGGATCAACAACCTCCGCTGA
- the fliM gene encoding flagellar motor switch protein FliM, translating into MSHILTQEEVDALLRGISGGEIETDVAVSFDPNDAIPYDLTSQDRIIRGRMPTLEMINEKFARMFRATLSSLLRRVASVSAVSVDMIKFGEFLKTLPVPTSLHLFRMDPLRGNALCVVEAKVIFMLVDIIFGGTGKDFFKIEGREFTAIESSVIRKVVINALEDLEKAWRALLDVKIVYQRSEINPQFVQIVAPTDVVVVIQFEIEVEYSSGILTLCMPYSTLEPVRERLQAGFQSEQLEVDKGWVDRLRKNIAKARAEIAVELGGTEISARDVVNMKPGDVIPLDQYASDAVTVYVEGIPKYRGYPGIFKGNQAVRISEVVLTKGGQDDGAEGN; encoded by the coding sequence ATGTCGCATATCCTGACACAGGAAGAGGTGGATGCCCTCCTGAGGGGCATTTCCGGCGGGGAAATCGAGACGGATGTAGCGGTCTCCTTCGATCCCAACGATGCGATTCCCTACGACCTGACCAGCCAGGACCGGATCATCCGCGGCCGGATGCCCACCCTGGAGATGATCAACGAGAAGTTCGCCCGGATGTTCCGGGCGACCCTGTCGTCGCTGCTCCGCCGTGTCGCCAGCGTGAGCGCCGTCTCCGTGGACATGATCAAGTTCGGCGAGTTCCTCAAGACCCTGCCCGTTCCCACCAGCCTGCACCTGTTCCGGATGGATCCGCTGCGGGGCAACGCCCTCTGCGTCGTGGAAGCCAAGGTCATCTTCATGCTGGTGGACATTATTTTCGGCGGCACGGGAAAGGATTTTTTCAAGATCGAGGGCCGCGAATTCACCGCTATCGAGAGCAGCGTCATCCGGAAAGTTGTCATCAACGCCCTGGAGGACCTGGAAAAGGCCTGGCGGGCCCTGTTGGATGTCAAGATTGTCTACCAGCGGTCGGAGATCAACCCGCAGTTCGTTCAGATCGTCGCCCCGACGGACGTCGTCGTGGTGATCCAGTTCGAGATCGAGGTGGAATACTCCTCGGGGATCCTGACCCTCTGCATGCCCTATTCGACCCTCGAACCCGTTCGGGAAAGGCTGCAGGCGGGTTTTCAGAGCGAGCAGCTCGAGGTGGACAAGGGCTGGGTCGACCGGCTCCGGAAAAACATTGCCAAAGCCCGGGCCGAGATCGCCGTGGAGCTGGGCGGCACGGAAATATCCGCCCGCGATGTCGTGAACATGAAGCCGGGGGACGTCATCCCCCTGGACCAGTACGCCTCCGACGCCGTGACGGTGTACGTGGAGGGCATTCCGAAGTACCGGGGTTACCCCGGGATTTTCAAAGGCAACCAAGCCGTCAGGATTTCCGAGGTAGTCCTGACGAAAGGGGGACAGGACGATGGAGCAGAAGGAAATTGA
- a CDS encoding flagellar hook protein FlgE, giving the protein MSSSLWIGATGMTAVDKQLDVIGNNLANSSTVGYKASNAQFSSMLSQTLSGGSGNMQVGQGVSVSSIATDFTQGSFQTTSSVTDLAIDGEGLFIAKDGAGLTYYTRNGAFAIDEDGYMVDASGYRIQGNMFSGGSEIYNLGDINLADIQSQPVTTTSIEIGANLNAQAATGDVFSASQTVYGNDGAEYTMTTTFTKTANAREWSISGSLEDANGNITNAAAIATLVTFDATGAMLTPAANVGFTFAGANIGTAGLINWDVTTTGAATLTGFASDSTITTVDCNGYAAGSLQSISIGTDGVITGSFSNGQTEKLARFMLADFANYGGLSKVGTYFMETDKSGAPLINNPGAGSLGGIMSNSLEVSNTDVAAEFINMITAQRAYQSCAKVVSTANDLQQLLMNIKQ; this is encoded by the coding sequence ATGTCGAGTTCATTATGGATCGGGGCCACCGGGATGACGGCCGTCGACAAACAGTTGGACGTCATCGGCAACAACCTGGCCAATTCAAGCACTGTCGGATACAAGGCAAGCAACGCCCAGTTCTCGAGCATGCTGAGTCAGACTCTCTCGGGCGGCTCCGGCAACATGCAGGTCGGCCAGGGCGTGAGCGTGTCTTCCATTGCCACCGATTTCACCCAGGGGTCCTTCCAGACCACCTCCAGCGTCACGGATCTGGCGATCGACGGCGAGGGTCTCTTCATAGCCAAGGACGGGGCCGGCCTGACATATTACACCCGCAACGGCGCGTTCGCGATCGACGAGGACGGGTACATGGTGGATGCGAGCGGCTACCGGATCCAGGGAAACATGTTTTCCGGCGGGTCGGAAATCTACAACCTGGGGGACATCAACCTCGCAGATATTCAGTCGCAGCCGGTGACGACCACATCCATCGAGATCGGTGCCAACCTCAACGCCCAGGCGGCGACCGGCGATGTCTTCAGTGCCAGCCAGACGGTCTACGGCAACGACGGGGCGGAGTACACCATGACGACCACCTTTACGAAGACGGCCAACGCCCGGGAATGGAGCATCTCCGGCAGCCTGGAGGATGCGAACGGGAATATCACCAATGCGGCCGCCATCGCAACCCTGGTCACCTTTGACGCCACCGGCGCCATGCTCACCCCCGCGGCTAACGTAGGTTTTACCTTTGCCGGCGCGAATATCGGCACGGCCGGGCTCATTAACTGGGACGTGACGACCACCGGTGCGGCAACGCTTACCGGGTTCGCCAGCGACTCGACCATCACGACCGTAGACTGCAACGGGTACGCGGCCGGTTCGCTCCAGAGCATCTCCATCGGGACGGACGGCGTGATCACTGGCTCCTTCAGCAACGGGCAGACCGAGAAGCTGGCCCGGTTCATGCTGGCGGACTTCGCGAATTACGGCGGCCTGAGCAAGGTCGGCACCTACTTCATGGAGACCGACAAGTCCGGGGCACCGCTGATCAACAACCCCGGCGCCGGGAGCCTCGGAGGCATCATGTCCAATTCCCTGGAAGTCTCCAACACGGACGTAGCCGCCGAATTCATCAACATGATCACGGCCCAGCGGGCCTACCAGTCCTGTGCCAAGGTCGTTTCCACCGCCAACGACCTGCAGCAGCTCCTCATGAACATCAAGCAGTAG
- the fliO gene encoding flagellar biosynthetic protein FliO: MDFSFFSALLKMLFALAIVLGLLIGSVYFLKKFMAPVGGGDDGQAIRILATRSLGPKSSILVVDILGKIVALGVTGSQISVIADLDDPSALERLRPRGGAPVSPLPETLDRYRKLIKSFASSRKGGKP; this comes from the coding sequence GTGGACTTCAGTTTCTTCTCGGCGCTCCTGAAAATGCTCTTCGCCCTGGCAATCGTCCTGGGCCTGCTGATCGGATCCGTCTATTTTCTCAAGAAATTCATGGCTCCCGTGGGCGGGGGCGACGACGGACAGGCGATCCGGATCCTGGCGACCCGTTCCCTGGGGCCGAAGAGCAGCATCCTGGTGGTGGATATCCTGGGCAAGATTGTGGCGCTGGGTGTCACCGGTTCCCAGATCTCCGTGATCGCGGATCTGGACGATCCCTCCGCCCTCGAGCGGCTGCGGCCGCGGGGGGGCGCCCCGGTGTCCCCGCTTCCGGAGACCCTGGACCGGTACCGCAAACTCATAAAATCGTTTGCTTCCTCCAGGAAAGGCGGGAAACCGTGA
- the fliR gene encoding flagellar type III secretion system protein FliR, which translates to MNIPMITPDQIGAFLFVFLRMSAMIALLPIFGDRPVLLRVRAGLSLILSFLVFPFVDPGNVPAVTGNVVSMILSLAGEVLVGVILGFAVRFVFAGIQYAGELAGLQMGFYIANVLDPVSNGQVSVIAEIQYMMALVVFLVVDGHHVLLQAVTESFRILPLGGLHISGPLVQTIFDWTRGVFVIALKIGAPIMAALIFTNVALGIVARTVPQINVFIVGFPLQIAVGFLFLGLSVPIFITMVARLFSRIPGELGAVLRLM; encoded by the coding sequence ATGAACATCCCGATGATCACTCCCGATCAGATCGGAGCCTTCCTCTTCGTCTTCCTGCGCATGAGCGCCATGATCGCGCTCCTGCCCATTTTCGGCGACCGCCCGGTCCTGCTCCGCGTAAGGGCCGGCCTCTCGCTGATCCTTTCGTTTCTCGTCTTTCCGTTTGTTGACCCGGGCAATGTGCCGGCCGTTACCGGGAACGTCGTCTCCATGATCCTGTCCTTGGCGGGAGAGGTGCTGGTCGGCGTCATCCTGGGGTTTGCCGTGCGCTTCGTCTTTGCCGGGATCCAGTATGCGGGCGAACTGGCGGGCCTCCAGATGGGCTTCTATATCGCCAACGTGCTCGATCCCGTGTCGAACGGGCAGGTGTCCGTCATCGCTGAGATCCAGTACATGATGGCCCTGGTGGTCTTTCTGGTCGTCGACGGCCACCATGTGCTGCTCCAGGCCGTCACGGAGAGTTTCCGGATCCTGCCCCTGGGGGGGCTTCACATCTCGGGACCCCTCGTCCAGACGATTTTCGACTGGACCCGCGGGGTGTTTGTCATCGCCCTGAAAATCGGCGCCCCCATCATGGCGGCCCTGATTTTCACCAACGTGGCCCTCGGCATCGTGGCCCGGACAGTTCCGCAGATCAACGTGTTCATCGTCGGCTTTCCCCTGCAGATTGCCGTCGGATTCCTCTTCCTCGGCCTGTCCGTCCCCATCTTCATCACTATGGTGGCACGGCTCTTTTCCCGGATTCCGGGGGAACTGGGTGCGGTTCTCCGCCTGATGTAG
- the fliI gene encoding flagellar protein export ATPase FliI: MRLDLSHLRQRLEGIQPVKVYGKISEIVGLVVEGHGPAVSIGEVCTIQSGPEEAVHAEVVGFRQGKVLLMPLEGMQGLSPGCQIQSLGRKASVRVGNGLLGRVIDGLGNPMDTGGPISGTASYPLYADPINPLLRGRIREPMDLGVRVINGLFTCGKGQRLGIFAGSGVGKSVLLGMIARSTEADVNVIGLIGERGREVREFLEKNLGKEGLERSVVVVATSDRHPLIRMRAASLATSIAEYFRDQGKNVLLMIDSLTRYAMAQREIGLSVGEPPATKGYTPSVFSLLPKLLERCGPVEGKGCITGLYTILVEGDDFNEPVSDAARSILDGHITLTRTLASRNHYPAVDVLQSISRVMIDVTDDQHRKCAGELQNIVATYRKAEDLINIGAYVKGSNPEIDRSIAMVDRVDAYLRQGMEEKIDFARARHELMTLFAN; this comes from the coding sequence ATGCGACTTGACCTGTCCCATCTTCGGCAGCGGCTGGAAGGCATCCAGCCCGTCAAGGTTTACGGCAAGATCAGCGAGATCGTCGGCCTGGTCGTGGAGGGACACGGTCCCGCCGTCTCCATCGGCGAGGTCTGCACCATCCAATCCGGCCCGGAAGAGGCCGTTCATGCCGAAGTCGTCGGATTCCGGCAGGGCAAGGTCCTCCTGATGCCGCTGGAGGGAATGCAGGGACTCAGCCCCGGATGCCAGATCCAGTCCCTGGGACGCAAGGCCTCTGTGCGGGTCGGGAACGGCCTGCTGGGGCGCGTGATCGACGGCCTCGGAAACCCCATGGACACAGGGGGGCCCATTTCGGGCACGGCCTCCTATCCGCTGTATGCGGACCCCATCAATCCTCTTCTGCGGGGCCGGATCCGGGAGCCCATGGACCTGGGCGTCCGGGTCATCAACGGTCTTTTTACCTGCGGGAAGGGCCAGCGGCTCGGGATCTTCGCCGGATCGGGGGTCGGAAAGAGCGTGCTTCTGGGGATGATCGCCCGGAGTACCGAGGCGGATGTCAACGTGATCGGGCTGATCGGTGAGCGGGGACGGGAAGTGCGCGAATTTCTGGAGAAAAACCTTGGAAAGGAAGGGCTGGAGCGGTCCGTGGTGGTCGTGGCGACCTCCGACCGTCATCCCCTGATCCGCATGCGGGCGGCATCCCTGGCCACTTCCATCGCCGAGTATTTCCGGGACCAGGGGAAGAACGTCCTGCTCATGATCGATTCCCTCACCCGGTATGCCATGGCCCAGCGGGAAATCGGACTGTCGGTAGGCGAGCCGCCCGCCACGAAGGGATATACCCCGTCCGTGTTCAGCCTGCTGCCCAAGCTCCTGGAGCGGTGCGGCCCCGTGGAAGGGAAGGGATGCATTACCGGCCTGTACACCATCCTCGTGGAGGGGGACGATTTCAACGAACCCGTCTCCGACGCGGCCCGCTCCATCCTGGACGGACACATTACGCTTACCAGGACCCTGGCCAGCCGAAACCATTATCCCGCGGTGGACGTTCTGCAGAGCATCAGCCGCGTGATGATCGACGTGACGGATGATCAGCACCGCAAGTGTGCGGGGGAACTGCAGAACATCGTCGCGACCTACCGGAAGGCAGAGGACCTGATCAACATCGGGGCCTACGTGAAGGGCAGCAATCCCGAGATTGACCGTTCCATCGCCATGGTCGACCGTGTCGATGCCTACCTGCGTCAGGGGATGGAGGAAAAGATCGATTTTGCCCGGGCGCGGCACGAACTGATGACCCTGTTTGCAAACTGA
- a CDS encoding motility protein A (Homolog of MotA, appears to be involved in motility on surfaces and under different ionic conditions. With MotS (a MotB homolog) forms the ion channels that couple flagellar rotation to proton/sodium motive force across the membrane and forms the stator elements of the rotary flagellar machine.), translated as MDFATIIGIIGAFGLVILAMAAGGGVTWFLDGPSAMIVLGGTFGAALIHYRMSDMLGVFRVMKNAFLRRKASPPEMIRLIVEMSRTARRDGLLSLDGLAARQRDPFLAKAVRLMVDGLDPEKVSLILETEMDWLSERHRKGAEIMTSMGHFAPAMGMMGTLIGLVQMLMKMNDPAAIGPSMAIALVTTFYGLILANLVFLPIAGKLRTRSGEEMLMKQLIIQGVRAIQSGDNPRIVEQKLHAFIAPRERRSRYDE; from the coding sequence GTGGATTTTGCAACCATCATCGGCATCATCGGCGCATTCGGTCTGGTCATCCTGGCGATGGCCGCCGGCGGCGGAGTGACGTGGTTTCTTGACGGTCCCTCCGCCATGATCGTTCTCGGAGGCACCTTCGGCGCCGCGCTGATCCACTACCGGATGTCGGACATGCTCGGGGTCTTCCGGGTGATGAAGAACGCCTTCCTGAGGAGGAAAGCAAGTCCCCCGGAGATGATCCGCCTGATCGTGGAGATGTCGCGCACGGCGCGGCGGGACGGCCTCCTGTCCCTGGACGGCCTGGCGGCCCGCCAGCGGGATCCTTTCCTGGCGAAGGCGGTCCGCCTGATGGTGGACGGCCTCGATCCGGAGAAGGTCTCCCTCATTCTGGAGACGGAAATGGACTGGCTTTCGGAACGGCACCGCAAGGGCGCGGAGATCATGACCAGCATGGGGCATTTCGCGCCGGCCATGGGAATGATGGGAACGCTGATCGGGCTGGTCCAGATGCTCATGAAGATGAACGATCCCGCCGCCATCGGCCCGTCCATGGCGATTGCGCTGGTGACGACCTTTTACGGCCTGATCCTTGCCAACCTGGTTTTCCTGCCCATCGCGGGCAAGCTCCGGACGAGGAGCGGCGAGGAGATGCTCATGAAACAGTTGATTATTCAAGGGGTTCGCGCGATCCAGTCGGGGGACAACCCGCGGATCGTCGAACAGAAGCTACACGCCTTCATCGCCCCCCGAGAGCGGAGATCCCGTTACGATGAATAG